A section of the Triticum dicoccoides isolate Atlit2015 ecotype Zavitan chromosome 7A, WEW_v2.0, whole genome shotgun sequence genome encodes:
- the LOC119334270 gene encoding CASP-like protein 2C3: MDAAAQAGRRRPSEVRAEGLMRGACAALATASALLMGLDTQTETVLLIRKKATVKDVHALWVLTAAAGAAAGYHLLHLLRCLYLGRFAHNPCRNSKALAWAFLLLDKGCAYVTFAATVAAAQACLIALDGAQALQWNKVCNIFTRFCQQVAGSLVCGGLAAAGTAVLSALSARNLFRLYPSLSHPHPHPHRSSSTK, translated from the exons ATGGACGCGGCGGCGcaggcggggaggaggaggccgtcggagGTGAGGGCGGAGGGGCTGATGCGGGGCGCGTGCGCCGCCCTGGCGACGGCGTCGGCGCTGCTGATGGGGCTGGACACGCAGACGGAGACCGTGCTGCTCATCAGGAAGAAGGCCACCGTCAAGGACGTCCACGCTCTCTG GGTGCTgacggcggcggccggcgcggcggcggggtaCCACCTGCTGCACCTGCTCCGGTGCCTCTACCTCGGCCGCTTCGCCCACAACCCCTGCCGCAACAGCAAGGCCCTGGCGTGGGCTTTCCTCCTCCTCGACAAG GGGTGCGCGTACGTGACGTtcgcggcgacggtggcggcggcgcaggcgTGCCTGATCGCGCTGGACGGCGCGCAGGCGCTGCAGTGGAACAAGGTCTGCAACATCTTCACCCGCTTCTGCCAGCAGGTCGCCGGGAGCCTCGTCTGCGGCGggctcgccgccgccggcaccgccgTCCTCTCCGCGCTCTCcgcccgcaacctcttccgcctctACCCCTCGCTCTCccacccgcacccgcacccgcaccgcTCCTCCTCCACAAAGTAG
- the LOC119329317 gene encoding probable 4-coumarate--CoA ligase 4 translates to MGSVAADAPEATETVFRSRLPDIEIPAHLTLQDYCFERLPEVAARPCLIDGQTGAVHTYAEVSELSRRCAAGLRRLGVGKGDVVMNLLRNCPEFAFVFLGAARLGAATTTANPFCTPHEIHRQASAAGARLIVTEACAVDKVRAFAAERGIPVVTVDGPASDDGGCLAFDEALLPAEPLAADEQVDPDDVVALPYSSGTTGLPKGVMLTHRSLVTSVAQQVDGENPNLYFGPNDVLLCVLPLFHIYSLNSVLLAGLRAGCAIVIMRKFDHGALVRLVRAHAVTVAPFVPPIVVEIAKSDRVTAADLASIRMVMSGAAPMGKDLQDAFMAKIPNAVLGQGYGMTEAGPVLSMCLAFAKEPFGVKSGSCGTVVRNAELKIVDPDTGASLGRNLPGEICIRGNQIMKGYLNDPESTKNTIDKDGWLHTGDIGYVDDDDEIFIVDRLKEIIKYKGFQVPPAELEALLITHAEIKDAAVVSMQDELTGEVPVAFIVRIEGSEISESEIKQFVAKEVVFYKRIHKVFFADSVPKSPAGKILRKDLRAKLAAGIPGSESTQSKS, encoded by the exons ATGGGCTCCGTGGCGGCGGACGCGCCGGAGGCGACGGAGACGGTGTTCCGGTCCAGGCTGCCGGACATCGAGATCCCGGCGCACCTCACGCTCCAGGACTACTGCTTCGAGCGGCTGCCGGAGGTGGCCGCCCGGCCCTGCCTCATCGACGGGCAGACGGGCGCCGTGCACACCTACGCGGAGGTGTCAGAGCTCTCCCGCCGCTGCGCGGCGGGGCTGCGGCGGCTCGGCGTGGGGAAGGGCGACGTGGTCATGAACCTGCTCCGCAACTGCCCGGAGTTCGCCTTCGTGTTCCTCGGCGCGGCCCGGCtgggcgccgccaccaccaccgccaaccCGTTCTGCACGCCGCACGAGATCCACCGCCAGGCGAGCGCGGCCGGGGCGCGGCTGATCGTCACCGAGGCCTGCGCCGTCGACAAGGTGCGCGCCTTCGCCGCCGAGCGCGGGATCCCCGTGGTCACCGTCGACGGGCCGGCCTCCGACGACGGCGGCTGCCTCGCGTTCGACGAGGCCCTGCTGCCCGCGGAGCCGCTCGCCGCCGACGAGCAGGTCGACCCCGACGACGTGGTGGCCCTCCCCTACTCGTCCGGCACCACGGGGCTGCCCAAGGGCGTCATGCTCACCCACCGCAGCCTCGTCACCAGCGTCGCGCAGCAG GTGGACGGGGAGAACCCGAACTTGTATTTCGGCCCGAATGACGTGCTGCTGTGCGTGCTGCCGCTGTTCCACATCTACTCGCTCAACTCGGTGCTGCTGGCGGGGCTGCGCGCCGGGTGCGCGATCGTGATCATGCGCAAGTTCGACCACGGCGCGCTGGTGCGCCTGGTGCGCGCGCACGCGGTCACCGTGGCGCCCTTCGTGCCGCCCATCGTCGTCGAGATCGCCAAGAGCGACCGGGTGACGGCCGCCGACCTCGCGTCCATCCGCATGGTCATGTCCGGCGCGGCCCCCATGGGCAAGGACCTCCAGGACGCCTTCATGGCCAAGATCCCCAACGCCGTGCTCGGGCAG GGGTACGGGATGACGGAGGCCGGGCCGGTGCTGTCCATGTGCCTGGCGTTCGCCAAGGAGCCGTTCGGGGTCAAGTCGGGGTCGTGCGGCACGGTGGTGCGGAACGCGGAGCTCAAGATCGTGGACCCCGACACCGGCGCCTCCCTCGGCCGCAACCTGCCGGGGGAGATCTGCATCCGCGGCAACCAGATCATGAAAG GTTACCTAAATGACCCAGAGTCCACAAAGAACACCATTGACAAGGACGGTTGGCTGCATACTGGAGACATTGGCTATGTCGATGATGACGACGAGATCTTCATTGTCGACAGGCTCAAGGAGATAATCAAATACAAGGGATTCCAAGTACCTCCTGCGGAACTCGAAGCCCTTCTCATCACACACGCCGAAATCAAAGATGCTGCTGTCGTATC GATGCAAGATGAACTTACTGGTGAAGTTCCAGTTGCATTCATTGTGCGGATTGAAGGCTCTGAGATCAGCGAGAGCGAGATCAAGCAGTTCGTTGCAAAAGAG GTCGTTTTCTACAAGAGGATCCACAAAGTTTTCTTCGCTGACTCGGTTCCGAAGAGTCCTGCTGGCAAGATCCTCAGGAAGGACCTGAGAGCAAAGCTTGCTGCAGGCATCCCAGGCAGTGAAAGCACACAGTCCAAAAGCTGA